A genomic window from Passer domesticus isolate bPasDom1 chromosome Z, bPasDom1.hap1, whole genome shotgun sequence includes:
- the DAPK1 gene encoding death-associated protein kinase 1 isoform X1, translating to MTVFRQENLEEHYETGEDLGSGQFAVVKKCREKSTGQQFAAKFIKKRRTKSSRRGVSREDIEREVGILKEIRHPNVITLHDVYENKTDVILILELVAGGELFDFLAEKESLTEEEATEFLKQILNGVQYLHSLQIAHFDLKPENIMLLDRNVPKPRIKIIDFGLAHKIDFGNEFKNIFGTPEFVAPEIVNYEPLGLEADMWSIGVITYILLSGASPFLGETKQETLANVSAVNYEFEEEFFSNTSALAKDFIRRLLVKDPKKRMTIQDSLLHPWIKPKDTQQALSRKASAVNMEKFKKFAARRKWKQSVRLISLCQRLSRSFLSRSSMSVARSDDTLDEEDSFVMKAIIHAINDDNVPGLQHLLGSLTNYDVNQPNKHGTPPLLIAAGCGNIQMLQLLLKRGSRIDVQDKAGSNAIYWASRHGHVETLKFLNDNKCPLDIKDKSGETALHVAARYGHVDVVQFLCSIGSNPNFQDKEEETPLHCAAWHGYYSVAKALCEAGCNVNMKNKEGETPLLTASARGYHDIVECLAEHRADLHATDKDGHIALHLAVRRCQIEVVKTLISQGCFVDFQDRHGNTPLHVACKDGNVPIVMALCEASCSLDITNKYGRTPLHLAANNGILDVVRFLCLTGANVEALTSDGKTAEDLARAEQHEHVASLLARLKKDAHRGIFIQQLRHTQSPQPRIKLKLFGYSGTGKTTLVESLKCGLIRSFFRRRRPRLSSTNSSRFPPSPLSSKPSVSVSITNLYPGCENVSVRSRSMMFEPGLTKGVLETFVSPAHHSHFSSDDQSTKAIDIQNACLYGVGDFSIWEFSGNPVYFCCYDYFAANDHTAIHIVLFSLEEPYEIQLNQVTFWLNFLKSLVPVEEPIAFGGKLKSPLRVVLVATHADIVNLPRPVGGEFWYDKDISLLKEIRNRFGNDLQISEKLFVLDAGASGSKDMKLLRNHLQEIRSQIISTCPPMTHLCEKIISTLPSWRKINGPNQLMSLQQFVYDVQEHLNPLASENDLRHIAQQLHSIGEINIMQSETVQDVVLLDPRWLCSNVLGKILSVENPKALHHYRGRYTIEDIQRLVTDSDVEELIQILDAMDICARDLSSGAMVDIPALIKTDNLHRSWTDEEDEVLIYGGVRIVPVEHLTPFPCGIFHKVQVNLCRWIHQQSTEGDADIRLWVNGSKIMNRGAELLVLLVNHGQGIEVQVRGLETEKIKCCLLLDSVCSTIDNLIATTLPGLLTGKYYLSPQQLREHHEPVMVYQPRDFFRAQSQKETSLTNTMGGYKESFSSILCFGCLDVYSQGSLGMDIHVSDLNLLTRRKLSRLLDPPDPMGKDWCLLAMNLGLPDLVAKYNTNNGTQNYFLSSPVHALLQEWSNAPDSTVGILMSKLRELGRRDAADFLLKASSVFKINLDPNGQEAYASSCNSGTSYNSISSVVSR from the exons TGGGCAGTTTGCCGTAGTGAAAAAATGCCGCGAGAAAAGTACCGGCCAGCAGTTTGCAGCGAAATTCATCAAGAAGAGGAGAACGAAATCCAGCCGTCGTGGAGTGAGCCGGGAAGATATCGAGCGAGAAGTTGGCATACTGAAAGAGATTCGGCATCCCAATGTGATTACTCTCCATGATGTCTATGAGAACAAAACAGATGTCATTCTTATTCTGGAGCT TGTTGCAGGTGGCGAGCTCTTCGACTTCTTAGCTGAAAAAGAATCTCTCACGGAGGAGGAAGCCACAGAATTTCTCAAACAGATACTTAATGGTGTTCAGTATCTCCACTCTCTGCAAATTGCCCACTTTGATCTTAAG CCTGAAAACATAATGTTGTTGGACAGGAATGTACCAAAGCCTCGAATCAAGATTATTGACTTTGGTTTAGCACACAAAATTGACTTTGGAAATGAATTCAAAAATATCTTCGGAACGCCAGAGTTTGTTG CTCCTGAAATAGTAAATTATGAGCCTCTTGGTCTTGAAGCAGATATGTG GAGCATTGGTGTAATAACTTATATTCT TCTAAGTGGTGCATCTCCATTTCTTGGAGAAACCAAACAGGAAACACTGGCAAATGTGTCTGCTGTGAATTATGAATTTGAAGAAGAATTCTTCAGTAATACCAGTGCCCTAGCTAAAGACTTTATACGAAGACTTCTAGTCAAAGATCCAAA GAAGAGAATGACTATTCAAGACAGTTTGCTGCATCCTTGGATCAAG CCAAAAGACACTCAGCAAGCACTCAGTAGAAAAGCTTCTGCAGTGAATATGGAgaaattcaagaagtttgcagCACGACGAAAATGGAAA caATCAGTGCGCTTAATATCCTTGTGCCAAAGATTATCAAGATCTTTCTTGTCCAGAAGTAGTATGAGTGTCGCTAGAAGTGATGATACTCTG GATGAGGAAGATTCTTTTGTGATGAAAGCTATTATTCATGCCATCAATGATGACAATGTTCCCGGATTACAGCACCTTCTGGGATCTCTGACAAATTACGATGTCAATCAACCCAACAAG CATGGAACACCTCCACTACTgattgctgctggctgtggaaaCATTCAGATGCTTCAGTTGCTTTTAAAGCGTGGATCTCGTATTGATGTTCAAGATAAG GCTGGATCTAATGCAATCTATTGGGCTTCTCGACATGGACACGTAGAAACACTGAAATTTCTCAATGATAATAAATGTCCTTTGGATATTAAGGATAAG TCCGGGGAGACCGCTCTCCACGTGGCAGCTCGGTATGGGCATGTGGATGTGGTTCAGTTTCTCTGTAGCATCGGATCCAATCCAAACTTTCAAGACAAG GAAGAAGAAACCCCACTGCACTGTGCTGCTTGGCATGGCTACTACTCTGTTGCCAAAGCACTCTGTGAAGCAGGTTGCAATGTGaacatgaaaaacaaagaaGGGGAGACCCCGCTCCTGACAGCATCTGCTAGGGGTTACCATGATATTGTGGAATGCTTGGCAGAACACAGAGCTGACCTTCACGCAACAGACAAG GATGGTCATATAGCCCTCCATCTTGCTGTAAGAAGATGTCAAATAGAAGTAGTTAAAACTCTCATCAGTCAAGGATGTTTTGTAGATTTCCAAGACAGACATGGCAACACTCCCTTACATGTGGCCTGCAAAGATGGGAATGTGCCTATTGTGATGGCACTCTGTGAAGCAAGTTGTAGTTTGGATATCACTAATAAG TATGGAAGAACACCTTTACACCTGGCAGCAAACAATGGCATTCTTGATGTTGTCCGGTTCCTTTGCCTGACTGGTGCCAATGTAGAAGCATTAACCTCT gatGGGAAAACAGCAGAAGATCTcgccagagcagagcagcatgaACATGTAGCCAGTCTGCTTGCAAGACTTAAAAAG GATGCGCACCGGGGGATTTTTATCCAGCAGCTGAGGCACACACAGAGTCCACAGCCCCGGATCAAACTGAAGTTGTTTGGATACTCTGGCACTGGGAAAACCACCCTGGTGGAGTCTCTCAAATGTGGCCTGATACGAAGCTTTTTCCGAAGACGCAGGCCCAGGCTTTCCTCCACAAACTCAAGCAGATTCCCCCCATCACCTTTGTCTTCCAAACCTTCAG TTTCTGTAAGTATTACAAATCTGTATCCTGGCTGTGAAAATGTCAGCGTGAGAAGCCGTAGTATGATGTTTGAGCCAGGCCTGACCAAAGGGGTATTAGAAACTTTCGTATCACCTGCTCATCACTCTCACTTCTCTTCTGATGACCAGTCCACCAAGGCCATTGACATCCAGAATGCCTGCTTGTATG GAGTTGGGGATTTCAGCATCTGGGAATTCTCTGGGAATCCTGTGTACTTCTGCTGTTATGATTATTTTGCTGCAAATGATCACACTGCAATTCACATAGTGCTTTTTAGCCTTGAGGAGCCTTATGAAATCCAGTTAAACCAAGTGACCTTTTGGCTCAATTTCCTGAAATCATTGGTCCCAGTTGAGGAGCCAATAG CATTTGGTGGAAAGCTGAAAAGTCCCCTGCGTGTTGTTTTGGTTGCCACACATGCTGACATAGTGAATCTGCCTCGGCCTGTCGGGGGAGAGTTCTGGTATGACAAAGACATCTCTCTGTTGAAAGAAATCAGGAACAG atttggAAATGATTTGCAAATTTCAGAAAAGTTATTTGTCCTGGATGCTGGAGCATCTGGGTCTAAAGATATGAAGCTGCTCCGAAATCACTTGCAAGAAATAAGAAGCCAGATAATTTCT ACTTGCCCACCTATGACTCACCTATGTGAAAAAATAATCTCCACACTGCCTTCCTGGAGAAAAATTAATGGGCCCAACCAGCTGATGTCCTTGCAGCAGTTTGTGTATGATGTACAGGAACATCTTAATCCCTTAGCAAGCGAAAATGACCTACGGCATATTGCACAGCAGTTGCATAGCATAGGAGAA ATTAACATTATGCAGAGTGAAACTGTCCAAGACGTTGTGCTTCTGGATCCTCGCTGGCTCTGTTCTAATGTCCTTGGAAAAATCTTGTCAGTGGAGAACCCAAAAGCCCTCCATCACTACAGAGGTCGGTACACCATAGAGGACATCCAGCGGCTGGTGACAGATAGTGATGTGGAAGAACTGATACAGATTTTGGATGCCATGGATATTTGTGCAAGGGACCTTAGCAGTGGAGCAATGGTGGATATTCCTGCTCTCATAAAGACTGACAATCTTCACAGGTCTTGGACAGATGAGGAGGATGAAGTGCTGATTTATGGTGGTGTTAGAATCGTTCCTGTGGAACATCTTACCCCATTTCCTTGTGGAATTTTTCATAAAGTTCAGGTGAATCTCTGCAGGTGGATTCatcagcagagcacagagggagATGCTGATATACGTTTGTGGGTAAATGGATCAAAGATTATGAATCGTGGAGCTGAGCTTTTAGTGCTGCTGGTCAACCATGGGCAGGGTATAGAGGTTCAAGTCAGAGGACTGGAAACAGAGAAGATCAAGTGCTGTTTACTTCTGGATTCTGTGTGCAGCACCATTGATAACTTAATAGCAACAACCTTACCGGGTCTTCTGACTGGGAAATATTACCTTAGTCCTCAGCAGCTGAGGGAACATCATGAACCAGTAATGGTCTACCAGCCTAGAGACTTTTTCCGTGCACAGAGTCAAAAGGAGACATCACTAACTAACACTATGGGGGGATATAAAGAGAGCTTTAGCAGTATACTGTGTTTTGGGTGTCTTGATGTTTACTCCCAGGGAAGCCTAGGAATGGATATTCATGTTTCTGATCTGAATCTACTTACCAGGAGAAAACTAAGTCGACTTTTGGATCCACCTGATCCAATGGGCAAAGATTGGTGCCTTCTTGCCATGAACCTGGGCCTCCCTGATCTTGTTGCAAAATACAATACAAATAATGGAACACAAAATTACTTTCTCTCAAGCCCAGTTCACGCCCTTCTGCAGGAATGGAGTAATGCACCTGACAGCACTGTAGGCATACTAATGTCTAAGCTGAGAGAATTAGGTCGCAGAGACGCAGCAGATTTCTTACTGAAGGCATCTTCTGtattcaaaattaatttagatCCTAATGGTCAAGAGGCTTATGCCTCCAGTTGCAACAGTGGCACATCTTATAACTCAATTAGTTCTGTAGTGTCACGGTAA
- the DAPK1 gene encoding death-associated protein kinase 1 isoform X2, which translates to MTVFRQENLEEHYETGEDLGSGQFAVVKKCREKSTGQQFAAKFIKKRRTKSSRRGVSREDIEREVGILKEIRHPNVITLHDVYENKTDVILILELVAGGELFDFLAEKESLTEEEATEFLKQILNGVQYLHSLQIAHFDLKPENIMLLDRNVPKPRIKIIDFGLAHKIDFGNEFKNIFGTPEFVAPEIVNYEPLGLEADMCLSGASPFLGETKQETLANVSAVNYEFEEEFFSNTSALAKDFIRRLLVKDPKKRMTIQDSLLHPWIKPKDTQQALSRKASAVNMEKFKKFAARRKWKQSVRLISLCQRLSRSFLSRSSMSVARSDDTLDEEDSFVMKAIIHAINDDNVPGLQHLLGSLTNYDVNQPNKHGTPPLLIAAGCGNIQMLQLLLKRGSRIDVQDKAGSNAIYWASRHGHVETLKFLNDNKCPLDIKDKSGETALHVAARYGHVDVVQFLCSIGSNPNFQDKEEETPLHCAAWHGYYSVAKALCEAGCNVNMKNKEGETPLLTASARGYHDIVECLAEHRADLHATDKDGHIALHLAVRRCQIEVVKTLISQGCFVDFQDRHGNTPLHVACKDGNVPIVMALCEASCSLDITNKYGRTPLHLAANNGILDVVRFLCLTGANVEALTSDGKTAEDLARAEQHEHVASLLARLKKDAHRGIFIQQLRHTQSPQPRIKLKLFGYSGTGKTTLVESLKCGLIRSFFRRRRPRLSSTNSSRFPPSPLSSKPSVSVSITNLYPGCENVSVRSRSMMFEPGLTKGVLETFVSPAHHSHFSSDDQSTKAIDIQNACLYGVGDFSIWEFSGNPVYFCCYDYFAANDHTAIHIVLFSLEEPYEIQLNQVTFWLNFLKSLVPVEEPIAFGGKLKSPLRVVLVATHADIVNLPRPVGGEFWYDKDISLLKEIRNRFGNDLQISEKLFVLDAGASGSKDMKLLRNHLQEIRSQIISTCPPMTHLCEKIISTLPSWRKINGPNQLMSLQQFVYDVQEHLNPLASENDLRHIAQQLHSIGEINIMQSETVQDVVLLDPRWLCSNVLGKILSVENPKALHHYRGRYTIEDIQRLVTDSDVEELIQILDAMDICARDLSSGAMVDIPALIKTDNLHRSWTDEEDEVLIYGGVRIVPVEHLTPFPCGIFHKVQVNLCRWIHQQSTEGDADIRLWVNGSKIMNRGAELLVLLVNHGQGIEVQVRGLETEKIKCCLLLDSVCSTIDNLIATTLPGLLTGKYYLSPQQLREHHEPVMVYQPRDFFRAQSQKETSLTNTMGGYKESFSSILCFGCLDVYSQGSLGMDIHVSDLNLLTRRKLSRLLDPPDPMGKDWCLLAMNLGLPDLVAKYNTNNGTQNYFLSSPVHALLQEWSNAPDSTVGILMSKLRELGRRDAADFLLKASSVFKINLDPNGQEAYASSCNSGTSYNSISSVVSR; encoded by the exons TGGGCAGTTTGCCGTAGTGAAAAAATGCCGCGAGAAAAGTACCGGCCAGCAGTTTGCAGCGAAATTCATCAAGAAGAGGAGAACGAAATCCAGCCGTCGTGGAGTGAGCCGGGAAGATATCGAGCGAGAAGTTGGCATACTGAAAGAGATTCGGCATCCCAATGTGATTACTCTCCATGATGTCTATGAGAACAAAACAGATGTCATTCTTATTCTGGAGCT TGTTGCAGGTGGCGAGCTCTTCGACTTCTTAGCTGAAAAAGAATCTCTCACGGAGGAGGAAGCCACAGAATTTCTCAAACAGATACTTAATGGTGTTCAGTATCTCCACTCTCTGCAAATTGCCCACTTTGATCTTAAG CCTGAAAACATAATGTTGTTGGACAGGAATGTACCAAAGCCTCGAATCAAGATTATTGACTTTGGTTTAGCACACAAAATTGACTTTGGAAATGAATTCAAAAATATCTTCGGAACGCCAGAGTTTGTTG CTCCTGAAATAGTAAATTATGAGCCTCTTGGTCTTGAAGCAGATATGTG TCTAAGTGGTGCATCTCCATTTCTTGGAGAAACCAAACAGGAAACACTGGCAAATGTGTCTGCTGTGAATTATGAATTTGAAGAAGAATTCTTCAGTAATACCAGTGCCCTAGCTAAAGACTTTATACGAAGACTTCTAGTCAAAGATCCAAA GAAGAGAATGACTATTCAAGACAGTTTGCTGCATCCTTGGATCAAG CCAAAAGACACTCAGCAAGCACTCAGTAGAAAAGCTTCTGCAGTGAATATGGAgaaattcaagaagtttgcagCACGACGAAAATGGAAA caATCAGTGCGCTTAATATCCTTGTGCCAAAGATTATCAAGATCTTTCTTGTCCAGAAGTAGTATGAGTGTCGCTAGAAGTGATGATACTCTG GATGAGGAAGATTCTTTTGTGATGAAAGCTATTATTCATGCCATCAATGATGACAATGTTCCCGGATTACAGCACCTTCTGGGATCTCTGACAAATTACGATGTCAATCAACCCAACAAG CATGGAACACCTCCACTACTgattgctgctggctgtggaaaCATTCAGATGCTTCAGTTGCTTTTAAAGCGTGGATCTCGTATTGATGTTCAAGATAAG GCTGGATCTAATGCAATCTATTGGGCTTCTCGACATGGACACGTAGAAACACTGAAATTTCTCAATGATAATAAATGTCCTTTGGATATTAAGGATAAG TCCGGGGAGACCGCTCTCCACGTGGCAGCTCGGTATGGGCATGTGGATGTGGTTCAGTTTCTCTGTAGCATCGGATCCAATCCAAACTTTCAAGACAAG GAAGAAGAAACCCCACTGCACTGTGCTGCTTGGCATGGCTACTACTCTGTTGCCAAAGCACTCTGTGAAGCAGGTTGCAATGTGaacatgaaaaacaaagaaGGGGAGACCCCGCTCCTGACAGCATCTGCTAGGGGTTACCATGATATTGTGGAATGCTTGGCAGAACACAGAGCTGACCTTCACGCAACAGACAAG GATGGTCATATAGCCCTCCATCTTGCTGTAAGAAGATGTCAAATAGAAGTAGTTAAAACTCTCATCAGTCAAGGATGTTTTGTAGATTTCCAAGACAGACATGGCAACACTCCCTTACATGTGGCCTGCAAAGATGGGAATGTGCCTATTGTGATGGCACTCTGTGAAGCAAGTTGTAGTTTGGATATCACTAATAAG TATGGAAGAACACCTTTACACCTGGCAGCAAACAATGGCATTCTTGATGTTGTCCGGTTCCTTTGCCTGACTGGTGCCAATGTAGAAGCATTAACCTCT gatGGGAAAACAGCAGAAGATCTcgccagagcagagcagcatgaACATGTAGCCAGTCTGCTTGCAAGACTTAAAAAG GATGCGCACCGGGGGATTTTTATCCAGCAGCTGAGGCACACACAGAGTCCACAGCCCCGGATCAAACTGAAGTTGTTTGGATACTCTGGCACTGGGAAAACCACCCTGGTGGAGTCTCTCAAATGTGGCCTGATACGAAGCTTTTTCCGAAGACGCAGGCCCAGGCTTTCCTCCACAAACTCAAGCAGATTCCCCCCATCACCTTTGTCTTCCAAACCTTCAG TTTCTGTAAGTATTACAAATCTGTATCCTGGCTGTGAAAATGTCAGCGTGAGAAGCCGTAGTATGATGTTTGAGCCAGGCCTGACCAAAGGGGTATTAGAAACTTTCGTATCACCTGCTCATCACTCTCACTTCTCTTCTGATGACCAGTCCACCAAGGCCATTGACATCCAGAATGCCTGCTTGTATG GAGTTGGGGATTTCAGCATCTGGGAATTCTCTGGGAATCCTGTGTACTTCTGCTGTTATGATTATTTTGCTGCAAATGATCACACTGCAATTCACATAGTGCTTTTTAGCCTTGAGGAGCCTTATGAAATCCAGTTAAACCAAGTGACCTTTTGGCTCAATTTCCTGAAATCATTGGTCCCAGTTGAGGAGCCAATAG CATTTGGTGGAAAGCTGAAAAGTCCCCTGCGTGTTGTTTTGGTTGCCACACATGCTGACATAGTGAATCTGCCTCGGCCTGTCGGGGGAGAGTTCTGGTATGACAAAGACATCTCTCTGTTGAAAGAAATCAGGAACAG atttggAAATGATTTGCAAATTTCAGAAAAGTTATTTGTCCTGGATGCTGGAGCATCTGGGTCTAAAGATATGAAGCTGCTCCGAAATCACTTGCAAGAAATAAGAAGCCAGATAATTTCT ACTTGCCCACCTATGACTCACCTATGTGAAAAAATAATCTCCACACTGCCTTCCTGGAGAAAAATTAATGGGCCCAACCAGCTGATGTCCTTGCAGCAGTTTGTGTATGATGTACAGGAACATCTTAATCCCTTAGCAAGCGAAAATGACCTACGGCATATTGCACAGCAGTTGCATAGCATAGGAGAA ATTAACATTATGCAGAGTGAAACTGTCCAAGACGTTGTGCTTCTGGATCCTCGCTGGCTCTGTTCTAATGTCCTTGGAAAAATCTTGTCAGTGGAGAACCCAAAAGCCCTCCATCACTACAGAGGTCGGTACACCATAGAGGACATCCAGCGGCTGGTGACAGATAGTGATGTGGAAGAACTGATACAGATTTTGGATGCCATGGATATTTGTGCAAGGGACCTTAGCAGTGGAGCAATGGTGGATATTCCTGCTCTCATAAAGACTGACAATCTTCACAGGTCTTGGACAGATGAGGAGGATGAAGTGCTGATTTATGGTGGTGTTAGAATCGTTCCTGTGGAACATCTTACCCCATTTCCTTGTGGAATTTTTCATAAAGTTCAGGTGAATCTCTGCAGGTGGATTCatcagcagagcacagagggagATGCTGATATACGTTTGTGGGTAAATGGATCAAAGATTATGAATCGTGGAGCTGAGCTTTTAGTGCTGCTGGTCAACCATGGGCAGGGTATAGAGGTTCAAGTCAGAGGACTGGAAACAGAGAAGATCAAGTGCTGTTTACTTCTGGATTCTGTGTGCAGCACCATTGATAACTTAATAGCAACAACCTTACCGGGTCTTCTGACTGGGAAATATTACCTTAGTCCTCAGCAGCTGAGGGAACATCATGAACCAGTAATGGTCTACCAGCCTAGAGACTTTTTCCGTGCACAGAGTCAAAAGGAGACATCACTAACTAACACTATGGGGGGATATAAAGAGAGCTTTAGCAGTATACTGTGTTTTGGGTGTCTTGATGTTTACTCCCAGGGAAGCCTAGGAATGGATATTCATGTTTCTGATCTGAATCTACTTACCAGGAGAAAACTAAGTCGACTTTTGGATCCACCTGATCCAATGGGCAAAGATTGGTGCCTTCTTGCCATGAACCTGGGCCTCCCTGATCTTGTTGCAAAATACAATACAAATAATGGAACACAAAATTACTTTCTCTCAAGCCCAGTTCACGCCCTTCTGCAGGAATGGAGTAATGCACCTGACAGCACTGTAGGCATACTAATGTCTAAGCTGAGAGAATTAGGTCGCAGAGACGCAGCAGATTTCTTACTGAAGGCATCTTCTGtattcaaaattaatttagatCCTAATGGTCAAGAGGCTTATGCCTCCAGTTGCAACAGTGGCACATCTTATAACTCAATTAGTTCTGTAGTGTCACGGTAA